A single region of the Chlamydiales bacterium genome encodes:
- a CDS encoding glucose 1-dehydrogenase, with product MKLSNKTAIISGGTSGIGLAIAKEFLLEGANVAVFGRNQNSIDVAKKELSDGNSLVMAGDVINIKSLDNVYETIGKKFGKCDILVVNAGIFKPTPLELTDENAFQEIMDINLKGAFFTVQRSLPLLREGGSIILIASTSGIQGCTDFSVYNASKAALRSLSQSFAADLLSKNIRVNSISPGFIRTPIQDKLGISEEMIIQCESAIPLKRFGQPREIAKAAVFLASDDSSYITGSDMLIDGGQINIAPPF from the coding sequence ATGAAATTATCAAATAAAACTGCCATTATTTCCGGGGGAACCAGCGGGATTGGTTTGGCAATTGCTAAAGAGTTTTTATTAGAAGGAGCTAATGTGGCTGTATTTGGTAGAAACCAGAATTCTATAGATGTAGCAAAAAAAGAGCTATCTGATGGTAACTCTTTGGTTATGGCCGGAGACGTTATTAATATAAAAAGCTTAGATAATGTCTACGAGACTATAGGTAAAAAATTTGGAAAATGCGATATATTAGTGGTTAATGCGGGAATTTTTAAGCCAACTCCTTTAGAACTCACGGATGAGAATGCTTTTCAAGAGATTATGGACATAAATTTGAAAGGAGCTTTCTTTACGGTGCAAAGATCTCTACCGCTTCTTAGGGAGGGTGGCTCAATAATACTTATTGCCTCAACATCTGGAATACAAGGATGTACGGATTTTTCAGTTTATAATGCTTCAAAAGCGGCCCTGCGCTCACTATCACAATCATTTGCCGCCGATTTGTTGTCAAAAAATATTCGTGTCAATTCGATTTCTCCAGGTTTTATCCGCACCCCCATTCAAGATAAATTAGGGATTTCAGAAGAAATGATTATACAGTGTGAGAGTGCAATTCCTCTCAAACGGTTTGGACAACCAAGAGAAATTGCAAAAGCTGCTGTTTTCTTAGCATCTGATGACTCTAGCTATATAACAGGATCCGATATGCTTATTGATGGAGGGCAGATAAACATTGCTCCTCCTTTTTAG
- a CDS encoding beta-1,3-glucanase family protein: MVRKCWLTIFACLFATYLYALPSRDFYINFSEQFLSEQKSHLAATGVTLSPPTGYMPFTIVNNSGQSDSDVYVLILVNTYTNIITFTKNQDGLFLGELSVPTPKTYVSAMGSGSYPLSYFPVDSTTTNGRIFYLPTTLTLSSARIYYSVGGPIDWLVPYVGAVQFQPQDFENPLQDNYYTLFDKQEFTMDGGDRYIMNPTLVDYYGIPLSFSISYTDYTQITPTPTVAYAGLPPSLTSTQIFTNYTTATATLPSTPDGGTEPKWQGLYLTYAPPSGSSGLLRILSPDSACSAIGTPLFPLDYFIEPDYTTCSWLSNVWYNVGNTASFQEHPLYIDLSTAGPTYGVAEGVMDGSGNFNFSVLSGTGGGSTLTLPLPNSSKAFFTSTLSDYSPTPTSTGDPNVSTAIWQGLSAAVISGVIPLVTSESAPLSQSFIRTQTLFTNNSLIPCTGPWYDFYSGTFIGMGSGNYTQFYTTPYGDYLGTSGTVTVTNIANAGAHVITTIGDMSGIPIPDPFNDSNNYTVIFNELPSGVSVTFGSNPDFTSNPSVNFAGQTFDTVSGATMYLGVTYGGGNYIGLWGTQLIPSAPAMKPILPNPGNMSLAGGPGGTLTITVGASP, encoded by the coding sequence ATGGTAAGAAAATGCTGGCTAACAATTTTTGCATGTCTTTTTGCAACCTATTTGTATGCGCTACCCTCTCGTGACTTCTACATTAACTTTTCAGAGCAATTTTTATCAGAGCAAAAATCTCATTTAGCAGCAACTGGCGTGACTCTTTCGCCTCCAACTGGTTATATGCCCTTTACCATTGTCAATAATAGTGGCCAGAGTGATTCTGATGTCTATGTTCTTATTCTTGTAAATACTTATACAAATATTATTACGTTCACAAAGAATCAAGATGGATTATTTTTAGGTGAATTGAGTGTACCTACACCAAAAACATATGTCTCTGCTATGGGCTCTGGCTCTTATCCACTTAGTTACTTTCCTGTAGACTCTACAACAACAAATGGACGTATTTTTTACCTTCCAACAACGCTTACTTTAAGCTCTGCTCGCATTTACTACTCAGTTGGAGGGCCCATTGACTGGCTTGTTCCTTATGTTGGGGCAGTACAGTTTCAACCACAAGATTTTGAAAATCCCTTGCAGGATAACTATTATACTTTATTCGACAAGCAAGAATTTACAATGGATGGAGGGGATCGTTATATAATGAACCCAACACTTGTAGACTATTATGGGATTCCTTTGTCATTTTCTATTTCGTATACGGACTATACTCAAATAACTCCTACACCGACAGTTGCCTATGCAGGGCTTCCTCCTTCATTAACAAGCACTCAGATTTTTACTAATTATACAACAGCTACAGCAACACTTCCCTCTACTCCAGATGGGGGAACTGAGCCAAAGTGGCAAGGGCTTTACTTAACATATGCACCTCCAAGTGGCAGTAGTGGCCTTTTGCGTATTTTATCACCAGACTCAGCATGTTCTGCAATAGGAACACCTCTTTTTCCATTAGACTATTTCATTGAACCTGACTATACAACCTGTTCTTGGTTATCTAATGTTTGGTATAACGTAGGAAATACTGCATCCTTTCAAGAACATCCTCTCTATATTGATTTATCTACTGCAGGCCCTACCTACGGAGTTGCAGAAGGGGTAATGGATGGGTCGGGAAATTTTAATTTTTCTGTTCTTTCAGGCACAGGAGGAGGCTCTACACTTACGCTTCCTTTACCCAACTCTTCAAAAGCGTTTTTTACATCAACGTTGAGCGACTATTCTCCGACTCCAACAAGTACAGGTGATCCTAATGTTTCAACAGCAATTTGGCAGGGTCTTTCTGCTGCAGTGATTTCTGGCGTTATTCCGCTTGTAACAAGTGAATCTGCCCCTTTAAGCCAAAGCTTTATTCGAACACAGACGCTTTTTACGAATAATTCACTGATACCTTGTACAGGTCCATGGTATGATTTTTACTCAGGAACATTTATTGGTATGGGTAGTGGTAATTACACACAGTTTTATACGACTCCTTATGGAGATTATTTGGGTACTAGTGGCACAGTAACTGTAACTAATATTGCCAATGCAGGGGCTCATGTAATTACAACAATTGGAGATATGAGTGGAATACCCATTCCAGATCCTTTTAATGACTCAAATAACTATACAGTAATTTTTAATGAATTGCCCTCGGGTGTAAGTGTAACATTTGGAAGCAATCCTGATTTTACATCGAATCCGTCTGTAAACTTTGCGGGACAAACTTTTGATACAGTGTCAGGGGCTACTATGTATTTGGGTGTTACATATGGTGGGGGAAACTATATTGGCCTTTGGGGAACGCAACTTATCCCTTCAGCGCCCGCTATGAAGCCTATTTTGCCAAATCCTGGCAATATGTCGCTGGCAGGTGGCCCTGGAGGTACACTCACAATCACCGTTGGCGCATCCCCTTAG
- a CDS encoding glycosyltransferase family 2 protein — protein sequence MNKIFFLISLFLFSSLLAKNDLYKSHSVSFIIPCYNCEKTVEESIASIYQQELSIAFEVICTDDCSTDETKLVLKKCAQKYPNLLVFSHEKNKGGGAARNTCTLHSKGDLIFNLDSDNVLVPNSINSLINLIDETNSDIASFHYAKFFEGNYNEIHRWKYISSNNFADLYSLLEDENSFPSYQGNYLYTRKCFDLVGGYPEDCGALDTTVFGLVLLAAGCKIAILPDPESFYWHRTSTHSYWRREHLNNIINFQKALSTISEVFADEFSDLLWNKDRAEECLESWATHKFKLTSPDILESLFKAYRHKERMEYFEAGNEFKNALIQGCKSTKIYQYMQDMMDLIP from the coding sequence ATGAATAAAATATTTTTCTTAATTAGTTTATTCCTCTTCAGTTCCTTATTAGCTAAAAATGACTTGTACAAGTCACATTCAGTATCATTTATTATACCTTGTTATAATTGCGAAAAAACCGTTGAAGAATCGATTGCATCTATTTATCAACAAGAATTAAGCATTGCTTTTGAAGTGATTTGTACTGATGACTGCTCTACTGATGAAACAAAACTTGTTTTAAAAAAATGTGCCCAAAAATACCCAAATCTATTGGTTTTTTCTCATGAGAAAAATAAAGGCGGTGGAGCTGCCCGTAATACCTGTACACTTCATTCAAAAGGGGATCTAATTTTCAACTTAGATTCTGATAATGTTTTGGTCCCTAATTCAATAAACTCACTTATTAATTTGATAGATGAAACAAATTCTGATATTGCTTCTTTTCATTATGCAAAATTTTTTGAAGGAAACTATAATGAGATCCACCGTTGGAAATACATTTCTTCAAATAACTTTGCGGATCTTTATAGCCTGTTAGAAGACGAAAATTCTTTTCCATCTTATCAAGGAAATTATCTTTACACTCGTAAGTGTTTTGATTTAGTAGGAGGATATCCAGAAGATTGTGGAGCCCTTGACACAACGGTATTTGGGCTAGTTTTACTAGCAGCTGGTTGCAAAATAGCCATACTTCCTGATCCCGAAAGCTTTTATTGGCATAGAACAAGTACACATTCCTATTGGAGAAGAGAACATCTAAATAATATTATCAATTTTCAAAAAGCTTTAAGTACTATTTCTGAAGTTTTTGCTGATGAATTTTCTGATCTTTTATGGAATAAAGACAGAGCAGAAGAGTGCTTAGAAAGTTGGGCTACACATAAATTTAAATTAACTTCTCCAGATATTTTAGAAAGCTTATTTAAAGCTTATAGGCATAAAGAAAGGATGGAATATTTTGAGGCTGGAAATGAATTTAAAAATGCCCTTATACAAGGCTGTAAATCCACTAAGATCTACCAATACATGCAAGATATGATGGATTTAATTCCCTAA
- a CDS encoding DUF2608 domain-containing protein, translating to MKNKFLIIPLICLVVVGIIWFVQSPTSSKETPQQSSAHVVQDVTFSGGIIPIQSFNDIRSELDSTDADTLVVFDVDDVLITYNDMVLRPSGAHFRPASWKGIDPKEIPYLISIMLNEGQIILIDHSTPLLINKLKSKGVKTIALTAARTGKFGVIESAEEWRLKVLKQFDIDFSKSFSTKQIYFDNIEKKETEYSLFKDGVLFLGDEKTTKGALLVQFLKKVQWTPKKVIFIDDKMSHLTSVEAALNKAKIPFQGYQYKGADKLPGKLDEQIAEVQFSHLRKDHKWLSDSEAKKEEQCLSALHQ from the coding sequence ATGAAAAATAAGTTTCTCATTATACCTCTAATTTGCCTAGTTGTTGTTGGCATTATATGGTTTGTCCAATCACCCACTTCATCAAAGGAAACGCCCCAACAATCTAGTGCACATGTGGTTCAAGACGTCACGTTTTCTGGTGGTATTATTCCGATTCAATCTTTTAATGATATTCGCTCAGAATTGGATAGTACGGATGCGGATACATTGGTTGTATTCGATGTAGACGATGTATTAATTACTTATAATGATATGGTATTACGTCCCAGTGGAGCACATTTTCGCCCTGCATCTTGGAAGGGCATTGATCCAAAAGAAATTCCTTACTTAATAAGCATTATGTTAAATGAAGGGCAAATAATACTCATAGATCATTCTACGCCTCTACTTATCAATAAATTGAAGAGTAAAGGAGTCAAAACTATAGCTTTAACCGCAGCCAGAACAGGGAAATTTGGAGTTATTGAAAGTGCAGAGGAATGGAGATTAAAAGTATTGAAACAATTCGATATTGATTTTTCTAAGTCGTTCTCTACAAAGCAGATTTATTTCGATAATATAGAAAAAAAAGAAACCGAGTATTCTCTTTTTAAAGATGGTGTTTTATTTCTTGGTGATGAAAAAACCACTAAGGGGGCTCTGTTGGTCCAGTTCCTAAAGAAAGTTCAATGGACGCCAAAAAAAGTAATTTTTATTGATGATAAAATGTCGCATCTTACTTCTGTTGAAGCCGCTTTAAATAAAGCCAAAATCCCTTTTCAAGGGTATCAGTACAAGGGAGCGGATAAGCTTCCTGGTAAACTTGATGAGCAGATAGCAGAGGTTCAATTTAGTCACCTTCGCAAAGACCATAAATGGTTAAGCGATTCTGAAGCTAAAAAGGAGGAGCAATGTTTATCTGCCCTCCATCAATAA
- a CDS encoding NAD(P)/FAD-dependent oxidoreductase, translated as MDFTLNNTSDRPIVIIGAGVSGLVLSILLKKLQKNILIIEKRPPFQSNKLEDPRSFNMTISERGMKCFRKIGVEKRILECAVPIKNRIIHLPISHSISQNRIVQSYGKEKEDIIFSIKRSDLIRILYEESSKNKNTKMIFDSELVDVNKNGSSLTVRSRLTNQELIMPFSLLIGADGGYSKTREFVLSGQLIDFQVKYFKWIYKKFSFSSVDARMLKIDPCSLHIFPQHNSTIFAIPNQDQSFSSIYCCDINGLSDIRSSEAHKYVESKFIEDFPQLFDLSNTIRGTLNDSKIGGLLNVHLSKWSCEDKIILIGDAAHAVFPFYGQGMNAALQDCQVLASLLVSEKNNFEALSKYETIQKTSVSALSDLCASHFYYLSQKSLSPICEAQRLIDNILKKLKIFTWHSEYNLVAQTEIPYNKISEIIRKQNTIRKLLGIVLFDYFFGLFIFFKRKVSNLFVKSKKTIQLRLNI; from the coding sequence ATGGATTTCACCTTAAATAACACAAGCGATAGACCCATCGTTATTATTGGAGCTGGTGTCAGCGGGCTTGTTTTATCTATTCTTCTCAAAAAACTTCAGAAAAATATTTTGATTATTGAAAAAAGGCCTCCTTTTCAATCAAACAAATTAGAAGACCCCCGTTCTTTTAATATGACTATTAGTGAACGAGGAATGAAGTGCTTTCGAAAAATTGGGGTTGAAAAAAGAATTTTGGAATGTGCGGTACCTATTAAGAATCGCATTATTCATCTTCCTATTTCTCATTCTATTAGTCAAAATAGGATTGTACAAAGTTATGGAAAAGAAAAAGAAGATATTATCTTTTCTATCAAAAGGAGTGACTTAATTAGAATCCTTTATGAAGAGTCATCTAAAAACAAAAATACAAAAATGATATTTGATTCAGAATTGGTGGATGTTAATAAGAATGGTTCCTCTCTAACCGTTCGCTCTCGTCTGACAAATCAAGAATTAATAATGCCTTTTAGCTTATTAATAGGAGCTGATGGGGGTTATTCCAAGACAAGGGAATTCGTTCTATCAGGCCAACTTATCGATTTTCAAGTTAAGTATTTTAAATGGATTTATAAAAAATTTAGCTTCTCTTCAGTGGATGCAAGGATGCTGAAAATAGATCCTTGTTCCTTGCATATTTTTCCACAACACAATTCGACTATTTTTGCTATTCCCAATCAAGATCAAAGTTTTTCAAGTATCTATTGTTGTGATATCAATGGATTATCTGATATTCGTTCAAGTGAGGCTCATAAATACGTAGAAAGCAAATTTATAGAGGATTTTCCGCAATTATTTGATTTAAGCAATACCATAAGAGGCACACTAAATGACTCTAAAATAGGGGGATTATTAAATGTTCATTTATCAAAATGGTCTTGTGAAGATAAGATTATATTAATTGGAGATGCTGCACATGCAGTGTTTCCTTTTTATGGACAGGGAATGAATGCAGCCCTCCAAGACTGTCAGGTACTTGCTTCCTTGCTTGTCTCAGAAAAAAATAATTTTGAGGCTCTTTCAAAATATGAGACCATTCAAAAAACATCTGTAAGTGCATTATCAGACTTATGCGCATCTCACTTTTATTATTTATCTCAAAAAAGCCTTTCTCCAATTTGTGAAGCGCAACGGCTAATAGATAATATCTTGAAAAAGTTAAAAATCTTTACATGGCACTCTGAATATAACTTAGTTGCTCAAACCGAAATTCCTTATAATAAAATAAGCGAAATAATTAGAAAGCAAAATACAATTAGAAAATTACTTGGAATTGTGTTGTTTGATTATTTTTTTGGCTTATTTATTTTTTTTAAAAGAAAAGTCTCAAATTTATTTGTAAAATCAAAAAAAACAATACAACTCAGGTTAAATATATGA